Genomic segment of Mycolicibacterium psychrotolerans:
CTGCTCACCCCAGGGCGCGAATGAGTTGACCGTCAGCAGCAGCGTTGCTGTGACGACCAACGCGACGCGCAACCGGAAGCCCGTGCCGCCATCCCCTTCACTCGCCGACGAACGTCTCCGGCCGTCGAGTTGCCCCTCATGACGGTAACTAACCGACGGCGATCATCGCGACGGAAGCGAACGCGAAGATCATCCCGGCGACCTGACCCCGGGTCACCCGCTCGCGCAGGACGACCACCGCGAGCAGGACCGTGGCCGCCGGATACAGCGCGACCAGCACACCGGTCAGCGACAGTAGCGAGGACTGCAGGGCGAGCAGGGTGGCCGTGTTCGCCACGGCGTCGAGGACCCCGGCGAGTAGCGCCAGCCGCATCGGCACGCCCCGCTCGACCACGAAGTTCGCGGTCAGCACCGCGGCGAACGCGACGATGGCCGTGGCCGCCAGCCGACCGAACACCAGGGGCCACAGGCCGGCCTGGACGGGGACCTGGTCGAGGATGACGAAGTTCAGACCGAACGCGACACCGGATCCGATCGTCAGCCAGGCCACCTTGACGGTGAACCGGTGCGGCCGGACATCCTCATCGCCTGCCTGGCGGCTGACCATCACCACCGCGACCAGCGCCAGCAGCACCCCGCACGCAGCGAGCGCGCTGGGTCGTTCGCCCAGCGCCACACCGACGCCGACGGGGACCCCGGCGACCAGCACCGACGTCAGCGGCGACACCACCGAGATGGGACCCGACCCGAGTGCGGCGTAGAACCACCACACGCCGAACGCCTGACCCACCCCAGCCAACAGCCCCCACCACACGGCCGGTGCGCTGAGCTCACCGCCGACGGGGACCGCGATGACCGTGAGCAGGATCAGCGCCAGCGGGTAGGACAGCAGCACCACCCGCAGCGCGGCGATACGGCGCGAGGCGTAGCCGCCGACGAAGTCGCTGACGCCGTAACCCAGCGCCGCGATGAGTGCGCTGAGGACGCCGGTCAGGAGGTCATGCCCTTGACGCGTCGTCCCAGCTCTCGGGTGACCTCACGTTCGGCGTCCCGGCGGGCCAGGTCCTGACGCTTGTCGTGGGCCTGCTTACCGCGGGCCAGCGCCAACTCGACCTTGACCCTGCCGCCGGTGAAGTACAGCGACAGCGGCACCAATGTCAGGTTGCCGTCGCGGGTCTTGCCGACCAGCGTGTCGATCTCCCGGCGGTGCAGCAGCAGTTTGCGGTTGCGCCGCGGGGCGTGGTTGGTCCACGTGCCGTGGTGATACTCGGGGATGTGCAGGTTGCGCAGCCAGATCTCGCCGTCGTCGACGGTGGCGAACGCGTCGGCCAGCGAGGCCTGCCCCTCGCGCAGGCTCTTCACCTCGGTGCCCATCAGCGCGACGCCCGCCTCGAAGGTCTCGAGGATCGCGAAGTTGTGCCGCGCCTTACGGTTGGTGGCGACAACCTGGTTGTTGGTGTCCTTGACGCCTTTCGCTTTCTTGGCCACGGCTACCGCCGCACATAGAGGCGCAGGGTGACGTACGAGGTGATCCCCGACATCGCCAGGCCGAGGAACAGCATCCACGGAGCGCTGTAGTAGAGCACGTCGGCGTAGTCCACCCTGGCGATGAGGTTCGCCTGATAGAACTGGTCGAGCGCGCTCTCCAGGAACAACGCCCGCACCGCGATCAGCCCCGCGATGGCGATCAGCACCCCGACGAACGCCGCGAGCATCGCCTCGAGCAGGAACGGCAGCTGGGTGTACCAGCGGGTGGCGCCCACCAATCGCATGATGCC
This window contains:
- a CDS encoding DMT family transporter, which encodes MTGVLSALIAALGYGVSDFVGGYASRRIAALRVVLLSYPLALILLTVIAVPVGGELSAPAVWWGLLAGVGQAFGVWWFYAALGSGPISVVSPLTSVLVAGVPVGVGVALGERPSALAACGVLLALVAVVMVSRQAGDEDVRPHRFTVKVAWLTIGSGVAFGLNFVILDQVPVQAGLWPLVFGRLAATAIVAFAAVLTANFVVERGVPMRLALLAGVLDAVANTATLLALQSSLLSLTGVLVALYPAATVLLAVVVLRERVTRGQVAGMIFAFASVAMIAVG
- the smpB gene encoding SsrA-binding protein SmpB, producing MAKKAKGVKDTNNQVVATNRKARHNFAILETFEAGVALMGTEVKSLREGQASLADAFATVDDGEIWLRNLHIPEYHHGTWTNHAPRRNRKLLLHRREIDTLVGKTRDGNLTLVPLSLYFTGGRVKVELALARGKQAHDKRQDLARRDAEREVTRELGRRVKGMTS